A window of Mangifera indica cultivar Alphonso chromosome 11, CATAS_Mindica_2.1, whole genome shotgun sequence contains these coding sequences:
- the LOC123230104 gene encoding uncharacterized protein LOC123230104, whose protein sequence is MAKVLKFATVVGDSASLALSSAKFSSSLLSLINARNTRLLLSPCITLRLSPSFIPIRCQRSPPESEDNNSATQRDLTIPSCVVERLKRQLTQNNEEIQKLKASIDSALEHLDKIPSTTNSSSQEGCKGRNTVHF, encoded by the exons ATGGCCAAAGTCCTCAAGTTCGCCACCGTTGTTGGTGATTCGGCGTCTTTAGCTCTTTCGTCAGCTaaattctcttcttctttgttatctttaataaatGCTCGTAACACTCGTCTTCTTCTGTCTCCATGTATTACTCTGAGACTGAGTCCGAGCTTCATCCCAATTCGCTGTCAACGTAGCCCACCAGAGTCAGAAG ACAATAATTCGGCCACCCAAAGGGATCTGACAATCCCTAGTTGTGTGGTTGAAAGGCTTAAGAGACAACTAACCCAAAACAATGAGGAAATTCAAAAGCTTAAAGCATCTATTGATTCAGCATTGGAGCATCTGGATAAAATACCATCTACAACCAATTCATCCAGCCAAGAAGGATGTAAAGGCAGAAATACGGTGCATTTCTAA